The proteins below come from a single Corylus avellana chromosome ca3, CavTom2PMs-1.0 genomic window:
- the LOC132174195 gene encoding ankyrin repeat-containing protein BDA1-like gives MEIVRLNHSFARRLNQDGFTPMHLTLQNKQTQLALLLLDVDEDLVRVQRREGVTPLHYVVEIGNVHLLAEFLKACPKSIEYVTVQRETVLHIALKYNMFDAFWLLLGWLQRGPSLEMPHCGRRSCSIGKMRKATLYCTLRYSKINPRSFFHCKVDISAKNSGGFTAFDMLHNSNSIAPTIDNSEYSTP, from the exons ATGGAGATCGTGAGGTTAAACCATTCATTTGCTAGGAGGCTTAATCAAGATGGCTTCACCCCAATGCACCTTACTTTACAAAATAAGCAAACCCAATTGGCCCTCCTGCTACTTGATGTTGATGAAGACCTTGTTCGTGTCCAAAGAAGGGAGGGGGTGACTCCTTTGCATTATGTAGTTGAAATAGGAAACGTTCATCTTTTGGCCGAATTTTTAAAAGCATGCCCCAAATCTATTGAGTATGTAACAGTTCAAAGAGAGACAGTCCTTCATATTGCCCTCAAATACAACATGTTTGATGCTTTTTGGCTCCTGTTGGGATGGCTTCAGCGCGGGCCTAGTTTAGAAATGCCTCACTGTGGGAGAAGAAGTTGCTCAATTGGCAAGATGAGGAAGGCAACACTCTATTGCACATTGCGGTATTCAAAAATCAACCCTAG GTCCTTCTTCCATTGTAAAGTTGATATAAGTGCCAAGAATTCAGGGGGTTTTACAGCGTTTGACATGTTACATAACTCCAATAGTATTGCCCCGACCATTGATAATAGTGAATACAGTACACcctga
- the LOC132174196 gene encoding uncharacterized protein LOC132174196, protein MEKLAFALTIASRKLRSYFQAHTIRVLTEYPLKKHAFVTDNGKQFDCESFREWCAKVNIRNYYSSPAHRQTNGQVEATNKTIFKVLKMKLGNRKGDWADDLPEVLWAYRTMKRTPTEETPYTLAFRTEAVIPAEVGLGSYRVETFHPKTNDEGLKLHLDL, encoded by the exons ATGGAGAAGTTAGCATTTGCGCTGACTATTGCTTCCAGAAAGCTACGCTCGTATTTCCAAGCTCACACTATAAGAGTCTTGACCGAGTATCCATTGAAGAAA caTGCATTTGTGACTGATAATGGGAAGCAATTTGACTGCGAGTCATTTCGAGAATGGTGTGCAAAGGTTAATATAAGAAACTACTACTCATCTCCAGCTCATCGCCAGACAAATGGGCAAGTAGAAGCTACCAATAAGACAATTTTCAAAGTTCTGAAGATGAAACTTGGAAATCGAAAGGGTGATTGGGCGGACGATCTTCCAGAAGTCTTGTGGGCATACCGAACAATGAAAAGAACACCCACCGAGGAGACCCCGTACACCTTGGCTTTCAGGACTGAGGCAGTCATACCAGCCGAGGTGGGATTGGGTAGCTACCGAGTCGAGACTTTTCATCCCAAGACTAATGATGAGGGTCTCAAACTACATTTAGACTTGTAA